The Borreliella mayonii genome has a segment encoding these proteins:
- a CDS encoding GldG family protein has translation MKNKENEVLNLTLNLTIILLIFCNISIFIFKIDFTKHKAFTISKVTKNLFSSANETIYITYYNSGSLENYFAFPNQIKNFLISFSDASKGKVIYKEIDADKISTPLEHIGIPSQQIDLRDINQLSILKIYSGIEIIYEGKREVIPVVTEISNLEYDLANGLDKLINNTKKVLGLAFGDSTLKEAHKNFSEIMKKAFGIEIKEIDLKTEKLEDIRKEINGLFIIGAKEIDEEIVKKIDDFIVNDGKIFVATSAIDYNPQNPYGITPIKSNLFDLFESYGIKYNDNIILDKRAPTIFLGGNFQTYYPWILIDKSNIVKKDMPLLKNFYTATIPWSSSLELIKKDEAEVKFLPLFASSKQSWQVKEPNLSNISLNAFEVPNKFEENKVKILGYVIEGKIKSPYKDQYSKNSKIILTGSSMIFSDYMYNGSPSNFELSGRISDYLMQKEEFFNIKSREVRAKLKFTSSSNEMVNAKFSLIIVNLIILPTIILIFGLVRFTRKRKAN, from the coding sequence ATGAAAAATAAAGAAAATGAAGTTTTAAACCTAACTTTAAACCTTACAATAATCCTTTTGATTTTTTGTAATATATCTATTTTCATTTTTAAAATAGACTTTACAAAACACAAAGCTTTTACAATATCTAAAGTTACAAAAAATTTGTTCTCAAGTGCAAATGAAACAATATATATAACATACTACAATTCAGGAAGTCTTGAAAACTATTTTGCTTTTCCAAACCAAATAAAAAATTTTTTAATAAGTTTTTCTGATGCCTCAAAAGGCAAGGTAATTTATAAAGAAATTGATGCTGATAAAATTTCAACACCATTAGAGCACATTGGTATTCCTTCTCAGCAAATTGACTTAAGAGATATTAATCAGCTCTCAATACTCAAAATATACTCAGGAATTGAAATTATTTATGAAGGCAAAAGAGAAGTAATACCGGTTGTAACAGAAATCAGCAATTTAGAATATGACCTTGCAAATGGGCTTGACAAGTTAATAAACAATACAAAAAAAGTTCTAGGACTTGCTTTTGGAGACAGCACTTTAAAAGAAGCACACAAAAACTTTTCCGAAATAATGAAAAAAGCATTTGGAATTGAAATAAAAGAAATAGATTTAAAAACTGAAAAATTAGAAGACATAAGAAAAGAAATAAATGGATTATTCATTATTGGCGCTAAAGAAATTGATGAAGAGATTGTAAAAAAAATTGACGATTTTATTGTTAATGATGGAAAAATATTTGTTGCAACAAGCGCAATTGACTACAATCCTCAAAATCCATATGGCATAACTCCTATTAAATCCAACCTATTTGATCTATTTGAAAGTTATGGCATAAAATACAATGATAATATTATTCTTGATAAAAGAGCACCCACAATCTTTTTAGGTGGCAATTTTCAAACTTACTATCCATGGATCTTAATAGACAAAAGCAACATTGTAAAAAAAGACATGCCATTACTGAAAAATTTTTATACTGCTACAATTCCTTGGAGCAGCTCATTAGAACTTATAAAAAAAGATGAAGCAGAAGTAAAATTTTTACCTCTATTTGCAAGCTCTAAACAATCATGGCAAGTTAAAGAGCCTAATCTTTCAAACATATCTTTGAATGCATTTGAAGTTCCAAATAAATTTGAAGAGAATAAAGTTAAAATACTAGGATATGTAATTGAAGGGAAAATTAAAAGTCCTTATAAAGATCAATATTCCAAAAATTCTAAAATAATCCTAACAGGATCAAGCATGATATTTAGTGATTATATGTACAACGGTTCTCCATCAAACTTTGAACTATCAGGAAGAATTTCAGATTATTTAATGCAAAAGGAAGAATTTTTCAATATTAAGTCTAGAGAAGTACGAGCTAAATTAAAATTTACAAGCTCTTCAAACGAAATGGTCAATGCAAAGTTTTCATTAATAATTGTTAACTTAATTATTCTTCCAACAATAATATTAATATTTGGACTTGTTAGATTTACTAGAAAAAGAAAAGCAAATTAA